The following coding sequences lie in one Apium graveolens cultivar Ventura chromosome 1, ASM990537v1, whole genome shotgun sequence genomic window:
- the LOC141667871 gene encoding putative E3 ubiquitin-protein ligase ARI2 isoform X2 — MAVRCPAICDEAVIRQLVSKSHSGLAEKFERYLLESYIEDNKMVKWCPSVPHCGNAIRTEDDEFCEVECSCGLQFCFSCLSEAHSPCSCLMWELWSKKCQKESETVTWISDNTKACPRCHKPVEKNGGCNLVRCICGQYFCWLCGGATGRDHTWTTISGHSCGCYKEDISKNPERAKRDLYRYMHYLNRYKAHNDSFKLESELRETIQEKIETLENKYSNLRNFDWVKNGLSRLFRSRRALTYSYPFAFYMFGDCLFKGEMKREELKRKQLLFEDQQQQLEGNVERLSKFIEEPFDEFPEEQVMETRMQILNLCVITDNLCKKMYECIEYDLLGSLKYGTQCIAPYNSNGIEKAAELFIGCNAEASTGARHKSDNGQIDGEVV, encoded by the exons ATGGCTGTGAGATGCCCTGCCATTTGCGATGAAGCTGTCATCAGACAACTAGTTAGTAAAAGTCACTCTGGTTTGGCAGAAAAATTTGAGCGATATCTTCTTGAGTCTTATATTGAGGACAATAAAATGGTCAAATGGTGCCCAAGTGTCCCACATTGTGGAAATGCTATACGTACGGAGGACGATGAATTTTGCGAAGTAGAATGTTCATGTGGCTTGCAATTCTGCTTCAGTTGCCTATCTGAAGCACACTCCCCTTGTTCATGTTTAATGTGGGAGCTTTGGAGCAAGAAATGTCAAAAGGAATCAGAAACAGTTACTTGGATTTCTGATAATACTAAAGCTTGTCCCAGGTGTCATAAACCTGTTGAGAAAAATGGTGGCTGCAACCTTGTGCGTTGCATTTGCGGGCAATATTTTTG TTGGCTGTGTGGTGGTGCAACTGGTAGGGATCATACTTGGACCACAATTAGTGGACACAGTTGCGGTTGTTACAAGGAAGATATCAGTAAGAATCCTGAACGGGCAAAACGGGACCTATATAGGTACATGCATTATCTTAATCGGTACAAAGCGCATAACGATTCTTTTAAGCTGGAATCTGAACTGCGGGAGACCATTCAGGAGAAAATTGAGACTTTGGAAAACAAATATTCAAATTTAAGAAATTTTGATTGGGTCAAAAATGGTCTTTCCAGACTATTTAGATCAAGACGTGCTCTTACGTACTCATACCCCTTCGCATTTTATATGTTTGGGGACTGCCTTTTTAAGGGTGAGATGAAGCGAGAGGAACTAAAAAGAAAGCAGCTTCTATTTGAAGACCAGCAACAGCAGCTCGAGGGAAATGTTGAGAGGCTGTCTAAGTTTATTGAAGAGCCATTCGATGAGTTTCCTGAGGAACAAGTTATGGAGACAAGGATGCAAATCCTTAATCTTTGTGTGATTACTGACAACCTGTGCAAAAAAAT GTATGAATGTATTGAATACGATCTACTGGGTTCTCTCAAATATGGAACTCAATGTATAGCTCCTTACAACTCAAATGGCATTGAAAAGGCAGCGGAACTGTTTATAGGTTGCAATGCTGAAGCCAGTACGGGTGCTAGACATAAATCAGATAATGGTCAGATAGATGGTGAAGTGGTTTGA
- the LOC141667871 gene encoding putative E3 ubiquitin-protein ligase ARI2 isoform X1: protein MGEECTSFEEEYYYSDDEQDSINDDDFDNLEADSQMIVPKAPSTKVITKESLLAAQREDLRQVMELLSLREQHARTLLIHYRWDVEKLTAILVDRDRDYLFSQAGVPLEVSQDVGSLVSSSIVTCTVCFEDVPGREVTKMDCGHSFCNDCWTGHFIAQINEGQSKRIRCMAVRCPAICDEAVIRQLVSKSHSGLAEKFERYLLESYIEDNKMVKWCPSVPHCGNAIRTEDDEFCEVECSCGLQFCFSCLSEAHSPCSCLMWELWSKKCQKESETVTWISDNTKACPRCHKPVEKNGGCNLVRCICGQYFCWLCGGATGRDHTWTTISGHSCGCYKEDISKNPERAKRDLYRYMHYLNRYKAHNDSFKLESELRETIQEKIETLENKYSNLRNFDWVKNGLSRLFRSRRALTYSYPFAFYMFGDCLFKGEMKREELKRKQLLFEDQQQQLEGNVERLSKFIEEPFDEFPEEQVMETRMQILNLCVITDNLCKKMYECIEYDLLGSLKYGTQCIAPYNSNGIEKAAELFIGCNAEASTGARHKSDNGQIDGEVV from the exons ATGGGAGAAGAATGTACGAGTTTTGAAGAAGAATACTATTATTCTGATGATGAACAAGACTCAATCAATGATGATGATTTTGATAATTTAGAAGCTGATTCTCAGATGATCGTGCCTAAAGCTCCTTCTACTAAG GTGATCACCAAAGAGTCTCTTTTGGCAGCACAG AGAGAAGACTTACGCCAAGTAATGGAATTGCTATCCTTACGAGAACAACATGCACGCACTTTGCTTATTCATTATCGCTGGGATGTTGAGAAGTTGACTGCAATTCTGGTTGATAGGGACAGAGATTATTTGTTTTCTCAAGCAGGTGTACCTTTGGAGGTGAGCCAGGATGTTGGTTCTCTGGTGTCTTCCTCTATTGTTACGTGCACTGTTTGTTTTGAAGACGTGCCTGGAAGAGAGGTAACAAAAATGGACTGTGGCCACAGCTTTTGCAACGATT GTTGGACAGGACATTTTATTGCTCAGATTAATGAAGGACAGAGTAAGCGTATTAGATGCATGGCTGTGAGATGCCCTGCCATTTGCGATGAAGCTGTCATCAGACAACTAGTTAGTAAAAGTCACTCTGGTTTGGCAGAAAAATTTGAGCGATATCTTCTTGAGTCTTATATTGAGGACAATAAAATGGTCAAATGGTGCCCAAGTGTCCCACATTGTGGAAATGCTATACGTACGGAGGACGATGAATTTTGCGAAGTAGAATGTTCATGTGGCTTGCAATTCTGCTTCAGTTGCCTATCTGAAGCACACTCCCCTTGTTCATGTTTAATGTGGGAGCTTTGGAGCAAGAAATGTCAAAAGGAATCAGAAACAGTTACTTGGATTTCTGATAATACTAAAGCTTGTCCCAGGTGTCATAAACCTGTTGAGAAAAATGGTGGCTGCAACCTTGTGCGTTGCATTTGCGGGCAATATTTTTG TTGGCTGTGTGGTGGTGCAACTGGTAGGGATCATACTTGGACCACAATTAGTGGACACAGTTGCGGTTGTTACAAGGAAGATATCAGTAAGAATCCTGAACGGGCAAAACGGGACCTATATAGGTACATGCATTATCTTAATCGGTACAAAGCGCATAACGATTCTTTTAAGCTGGAATCTGAACTGCGGGAGACCATTCAGGAGAAAATTGAGACTTTGGAAAACAAATATTCAAATTTAAGAAATTTTGATTGGGTCAAAAATGGTCTTTCCAGACTATTTAGATCAAGACGTGCTCTTACGTACTCATACCCCTTCGCATTTTATATGTTTGGGGACTGCCTTTTTAAGGGTGAGATGAAGCGAGAGGAACTAAAAAGAAAGCAGCTTCTATTTGAAGACCAGCAACAGCAGCTCGAGGGAAATGTTGAGAGGCTGTCTAAGTTTATTGAAGAGCCATTCGATGAGTTTCCTGAGGAACAAGTTATGGAGACAAGGATGCAAATCCTTAATCTTTGTGTGATTACTGACAACCTGTGCAAAAAAAT GTATGAATGTATTGAATACGATCTACTGGGTTCTCTCAAATATGGAACTCAATGTATAGCTCCTTACAACTCAAATGGCATTGAAAAGGCAGCGGAACTGTTTATAGGTTGCAATGCTGAAGCCAGTACGGGTGCTAGACATAAATCAGATAATGGTCAGATAGATGGTGAAGTGGTTTGA